From Spirosoma aerolatum, one genomic window encodes:
- a CDS encoding PQQ-dependent sugar dehydrogenase: MRFICTVLLIGLLKSAFAQLPSGFVEKQVARNLNPTGLVFSPDGRLFVIEKDGKIREVVNDVLSPDPFMTVTNIDVTNERGLSGVCFHPDFPRTPYFYVYYTVNGQNHNRLSRFRAPNGVADPASETVLVDFDPLLATVHNAGVMRFGPDRKLYIATGEGTNASAAQSLTSLLGKVLRLNDDGSIPANNPFVGQLQGKYQAIYALGLRNPFSMDIDPISGRILVGDVGDASFEEINEIRAGKNYGWPLIEGRRTNQDAPENYADPLQVYDHDTGCAITGMAIYNPPTLRFPTEYKGKAFFADYCNGTIYTLDPANGQIIGSFVTNVDRPVGIATSPDGYLYYLARSGLGGGTQQDNTSTWNGSLHKVSFFDSGLPYISSQSPNAFVPVGESITFNVNAVGQKPLTYKWYQNGKLIAGADQSQYTISSPTLANNGATFYCIVSNALGADSSDVMSLRVVQAQRPVARIQQPITNKTYRAGDVLTFAGDAVSSSQQPLSNAKLTWWIDFHHEDHVHPALDPVSGITTGTFKIPRVGETSTEVWYRIHLLATDVSGLTSESFVDVKPEIATVTIASSVTGVRVYLDGEPRQPDLTFQSVVGMLRSLETKPYATASEGFYKFIGWGNGQNAPLVTYEVQPGNPTLTMQYQALPASSGNGLLGEYYSNTDQIGGTPTFTRTDETVNFDWGEGEPAPNVGADHFVVRWTGKIQVPFNDTYTFYTQTDDGVRLWVNNKQLIDKWEAQPSIEWLGKLDLVAGQSYTIQMDFLESQGYATSKLFWSSPQFEKSIISKPYLFSGRVVTGTTPEVETGLTVFPSPAHEQITVRYNAQMPGTAQLYATDLLGRTAYNRSVRCVMGTNEYGVSVADWPAGLYLITLHPADQPAVHQRLLVR, translated from the coding sequence ATGCGCTTCATTTGTACGGTCTTACTGATTGGTTTGCTGAAATCGGCGTTTGCCCAACTGCCGAGTGGGTTTGTGGAGAAGCAGGTTGCCCGTAATCTGAACCCGACAGGTCTTGTCTTTTCGCCCGATGGGCGGCTTTTTGTGATAGAAAAAGACGGGAAAATCCGGGAAGTTGTCAACGATGTGCTCTCGCCCGACCCGTTTATGACGGTTACCAATATTGACGTAACCAACGAGCGGGGCCTGTCGGGAGTATGTTTTCATCCTGATTTTCCACGAACTCCCTATTTCTACGTCTACTATACCGTAAACGGCCAGAATCATAATCGCCTAAGTCGTTTTCGAGCACCTAATGGCGTGGCTGATCCGGCTAGCGAAACTGTATTGGTTGATTTTGACCCGTTGTTGGCAACTGTCCATAATGCGGGTGTGATGCGGTTTGGACCAGATCGAAAACTGTATATTGCTACCGGAGAAGGGACCAATGCATCAGCCGCTCAAAGCTTGACTAGTCTGCTTGGAAAGGTATTGCGTTTGAACGACGATGGCAGTATTCCAGCCAATAACCCGTTTGTCGGACAACTGCAAGGTAAATATCAGGCTATTTATGCGCTGGGTTTACGGAACCCGTTCAGTATGGATATCGACCCGATATCCGGTCGGATACTGGTTGGCGATGTAGGCGATGCCAGCTTTGAAGAAATTAATGAGATTCGGGCCGGGAAAAACTACGGTTGGCCGCTTATTGAAGGTCGTCGTACTAATCAGGATGCCCCCGAAAATTATGCCGATCCGCTTCAGGTGTATGACCATGATACCGGCTGTGCTATAACAGGTATGGCCATTTATAACCCGCCTACGCTTCGCTTCCCAACCGAATACAAAGGCAAAGCATTTTTTGCCGATTACTGCAATGGGACTATTTATACGCTCGATCCGGCAAATGGTCAGATTATTGGTTCGTTTGTGACGAATGTTGATCGACCTGTGGGGATAGCGACTAGCCCTGACGGATATTTATATTATCTGGCCCGGTCTGGGCTTGGTGGAGGCACGCAACAGGACAACACCTCAACCTGGAATGGCTCTCTGCATAAAGTGTCGTTTTTCGATTCGGGTTTGCCGTATATTAGTAGCCAGTCACCCAATGCGTTTGTGCCCGTTGGCGAATCCATTACGTTCAATGTTAATGCGGTCGGTCAGAAACCACTGACGTACAAATGGTATCAGAATGGAAAACTGATAGCCGGAGCCGATCAAAGCCAATACACCATCAGCAGCCCTACGCTCGCCAACAATGGCGCGACATTTTATTGTATTGTCTCTAACGCACTCGGGGCCGACAGTTCAGATGTAATGTCGCTACGCGTCGTGCAGGCGCAGCGGCCCGTAGCGCGTATTCAGCAGCCCATAACCAACAAAACATACCGGGCGGGTGATGTGCTCACATTCGCTGGTGATGCAGTCAGTTCTAGTCAACAACCTCTGTCAAACGCCAAGCTGACCTGGTGGATCGATTTTCATCACGAGGATCATGTTCACCCGGCGCTTGACCCCGTTTCGGGTATTACGACAGGTACATTCAAAATCCCTCGCGTGGGCGAAACGTCTACCGAAGTCTGGTATCGAATTCATCTGTTGGCAACCGATGTGTCGGGTTTGACGAGCGAATCCTTTGTGGATGTAAAGCCCGAAATCGCTACCGTTACCATTGCCAGTAGTGTTACGGGGGTACGGGTGTATCTGGATGGAGAACCCCGTCAACCGGATTTAACGTTTCAATCGGTAGTGGGTATGTTGCGTAGCCTGGAGACAAAGCCGTATGCTACTGCGTCGGAGGGCTTTTATAAGTTTATCGGCTGGGGCAATGGCCAGAATGCACCGTTGGTTACCTACGAAGTACAACCGGGAAACCCGACACTGACGATGCAGTATCAGGCCTTACCGGCTTCGTCCGGAAATGGCTTACTGGGCGAATACTACAGTAATACCGACCAGATTGGCGGTACACCAACTTTTACCCGAACGGATGAGACAGTAAATTTTGACTGGGGCGAAGGCGAACCCGCGCCCAATGTAGGGGCCGATCATTTTGTGGTGCGCTGGACGGGTAAAATCCAGGTACCCTTCAACGATACCTACACATTTTATACCCAAACCGATGATGGCGTTCGGCTTTGGGTGAATAATAAACAATTAATTGACAAATGGGAGGCCCAGCCGTCGATTGAGTGGTTGGGAAAGCTTGATTTGGTGGCTGGACAGTCATACACGATCCAGATGGATTTTCTTGAAAGTCAGGGATACGCTACGTCAAAGCTATTCTGGAGTTCGCCCCAATTTGAGAAATCCATCATCAGCAAACCGTATCTGTTTAGCGGCAGGGTGGTAACGGGTACAACCCCCGAAGTCGAGACCGGATTAACGGTATTCCCTTCGCCAGCGCATGAGCAGATCACGGTTCGGTATAATGCCCAGATGCCGGGCACTGCTCAATTGTATGCAACGGACCTGCTGGGTCGAACGGCCTACAATCGCTCTGTACGGTGTGTGATGGGAACGAATGAATATGGGGTTTCGGTAGCGGACTGGCCAGCCGGATTGTATCTGATTACTCTGCACCCAGCCGATCAGCCAGCCGTGCACCAGCGTCTACTGGTACGCTAA
- a CDS encoding cystathionine gamma-synthase, which translates to MKFGTKAIHAGIEPDPTTGAIMTPIYQTSTYVQESPGKHKGYEYARTQNPTRTVLQNNLAALENGKHGICYSSGLGATDAILKLFKPGDEIIASNDLYGGTYRIMVRVFQEFGLTFKFVGLDNPANLEAAITPATKMVWIETPTNPLLRLVDIAAISAITKQHTIQLVVDNTFASPYLQNPLDLGADIVMHSVTKYLGGHSDTVMGAIVLNDDETAQRLAFIQNACGAVPGPQDCFLVLRGIKTLHVRMQRHCENAMKVAHYLQQHPKVSQVHYPGLESHVGHELAKKQMRDFGGMLSFELKGDSMPEAVRVMESFEVFSLGESLGGVESLCTHPASMTHASIPKEERERNGLKDTLIRLSVGIEDVDDLIQDLQQAIG; encoded by the coding sequence ATGAAATTCGGAACCAAAGCCATCCATGCCGGTATTGAGCCGGACCCAACGACGGGTGCCATCATGACGCCCATTTACCAAACTTCCACCTATGTGCAGGAGTCGCCTGGCAAACACAAAGGGTATGAATACGCCCGCACCCAGAATCCTACTCGAACGGTGCTCCAAAATAACCTGGCCGCGCTTGAAAATGGCAAACATGGCATTTGTTATTCGTCAGGATTAGGCGCTACCGATGCGATTCTGAAACTATTCAAACCCGGCGACGAAATTATTGCCAGCAATGATCTGTATGGTGGGACTTACCGAATTATGGTCAGGGTATTTCAGGAGTTTGGACTGACATTCAAATTCGTGGGGCTCGATAATCCGGCCAATCTGGAAGCGGCTATTACACCGGCTACCAAAATGGTCTGGATCGAAACCCCTACCAATCCGCTGCTTCGTTTAGTCGATATTGCTGCTATCTCGGCCATCACCAAACAGCATACGATCCAACTGGTTGTGGATAATACCTTTGCATCGCCCTATCTGCAAAATCCGCTCGATCTGGGAGCCGATATTGTGATGCATTCCGTGACCAAATACCTCGGTGGGCATTCCGATACGGTGATGGGAGCTATCGTTCTGAACGACGACGAAACGGCGCAGCGGCTGGCCTTTATTCAGAATGCCTGCGGAGCAGTGCCAGGACCGCAGGACTGCTTTCTGGTATTACGAGGCATCAAAACGTTGCACGTTCGGATGCAGCGACACTGCGAAAATGCCATGAAAGTGGCCCATTATCTGCAACAGCACCCGAAAGTGAGTCAGGTGCATTATCCTGGGCTGGAATCGCACGTTGGGCATGAGCTGGCTAAAAAGCAAATGCGGGATTTTGGTGGCATGTTGTCTTTTGAACTCAAAGGCGATTCGATGCCCGAAGCCGTGCGGGTCATGGAAAGTTTCGAGGTGTTTTCATTGGGCGAATCGCTAGGTGGGGTAGAGTCACTTTGCACACATCCAGCCAGTATGACACACGCCAGTATTCCGAAAGAAGAACGTGAGCGAAACGGTCTGAAAGATACGCTTATCCGGCTCAGTGTCGGAATTGAGGACGTAGACGATCTGATTCAGGATCTGCAACAAGCTATTGGATAA
- a CDS encoding TVP38/TMEM64 family protein yields the protein MKTTIPKNITGPAIAGLILSVTPIVFTSVLTYYAIIYEPVIAGFSTWQWIGITLTCAVTSAGLTPPTMLALIFGYFLGWNAILPMFVINFGGILFINLIVRWLDHDRVLAFIRRNPKAQSVLDRILNNELEVIFYAKLSPILPFGLTNLLFALSGARLKNILLGGFLGMTPRTILAVWSGHEAHAIKTLLDNPNQGSWTQIIVVALVIVSMAGLWRTIQKSLKQ from the coding sequence GTGAAAACCACTATTCCTAAAAACATAACTGGCCCAGCCATTGCCGGACTTATACTCTCGGTAACCCCAATTGTCTTTACGTCCGTACTGACCTACTACGCTATTATCTATGAACCAGTAATCGCTGGCTTTTCAACCTGGCAATGGATAGGCATCACCCTAACCTGCGCCGTAACCTCGGCTGGACTTACTCCTCCAACGATGCTGGCGCTGATTTTCGGGTATTTTCTGGGCTGGAATGCCATTCTGCCGATGTTTGTCATCAATTTCGGAGGTATCCTGTTCATTAATCTAATCGTTCGCTGGCTCGACCACGACCGGGTGTTGGCCTTTATCCGGCGCAATCCGAAGGCCCAGTCGGTACTGGATCGTATCCTGAACAACGAGCTGGAAGTTATCTTTTACGCCAAGCTCTCCCCCATTCTTCCCTTTGGTCTGACCAACCTGCTCTTTGCCTTGTCGGGGGCCCGATTGAAAAATATCTTGTTGGGTGGATTTCTGGGTATGACGCCTAGAACCATTCTGGCTGTCTGGTCGGGACACGAAGCGCATGCCATAAAAACCCTGCTCGACAACCCGAACCAGGGTTCCTGGACGCAAATCATCGTTGTCGCCTTAGTCATCGTTTCGATGGCAGGGCTCTGGCGCACGATTCAGAAATCTCTGAAACAGTAA